The nucleotide window CGGTGCCGCCGGACGACATGGTGTTGAGGGTGCCGTGCGGCAGCGTGTTGGTCAGGTAGGCGGCGCCGGTCAGCAGGGCGGCGGCGCCGAGGACCAGATAGGCGGCCTCGCCCGCGGCGTCGGCGAGTTCGTAGGCCCAGGTGGGGCGGACGCGTTCGATGGCGCGGTAGTCGGCGCCGATGTAGAGCAGGTGGAGGGCGGTGGCGACGACGACGCCGCCCTGGAAGCCGCCGCCGGGGCTGAGCTGGCCGTGGGCGATCACGTACAGGCCGATCAGCAGGGTGACCGGCAGCGCGACGCGGCCGTAGCGGCGCAGGGCGGGGACGACGGGGGCGGGCTGCGGCGGCACCCGGTGTTCGTCGCTGGCCTGGCGCAGCAGCACCAGGGTGCCGATGACCGAGGAGAACAGGATGGACTCCTCGCCGAGGGTGTCGAAGGCGCGCTGGTCGAAGTTGACGGAGCTGACGGTGTTGGCGGTGTGCTGGCGCAGCGCCGTCCATACCGCGCGGTCGCCGTAGGGGTGCCAGGCGCCGCCGAAGCGGGGCAGGCCGAGGCAGGCGGCGGTCAGCAGGACGGCGAGGACCGCGAGTCCGGCGGCCAGCACCCAGCGGCGTTCGCGCAGGCTCACTCGCGCCGCCCCTTGCGCCGTACCTTGCGCACCGTCAGCATGATCATCAGCGGGGTGACCGCCGACCCCACGGCCAGCTGCGACAGGCCGACGTCGGGTGCCTGGACGACCGTGAAGAGCACCGCGAAGCCGAGGCCGAGGAGCGACAGGACGATCGCCTGGCGGGCCGGGTCGCGGTTGAGCACGGCGGCGGTCGCGGCGACGGCGACGAAGACCAGGGCGAGCGCGATGAGGACGTCAGCCACGGCTGACCGCCTTGCTGGTGACCGCGCCGCCGACGATCAGCAGCACCCCGATGACCAGCAGCTTGACCAGGGAGCGGCCGGGGCCGGTCACCACGCACAGCGGGATGACGGTGAGCGGGGTGCCGACGAGGGTGACCGGGGTGAGCAGCCGCGCGCCGGGCGGGGTGCGCCGGATCTCCTCGTCCAGGAGTTTGGCGAAGACCAGGGTGCCGGCCGGGCCCAGCACCGAGATCACCAGGGCGAGGTCGACGTAGGCGGTGCGT belongs to Streptantibioticus cattleyicolor NRRL 8057 = DSM 46488 and includes:
- a CDS encoding MnhB domain-containing protein, coding for MSLRERRWVLAAGLAVLAVLLTAACLGLPRFGGAWHPYGDRAVWTALRQHTANTVSSVNFDQRAFDTLGEESILFSSVIGTLVLLRQASDEHRVPPQPAPVVPALRRYGRVALPVTLLIGLYVIAHGQLSPGGGFQGGVVVATALHLLYIGADYRAIERVRPTWAYELADAAGEAAYLVLGAAALLTGAAYLTNTLPHGTLNTMSSGGTVPLLNAAVGMEVAAGVVVLLASFLDQAVEIEEEDEEA
- a CDS encoding hydrogenase subunit MbhD domain-containing protein; its protein translation is MADVLIALALVFVAVAATAAVLNRDPARQAIVLSLLGLGFAVLFTVVQAPDVGLSQLAVGSAVTPLMIMLTVRKVRRKGRRE
- a CDS encoding monovalent cation/H+ antiporter complex subunit F, producing the protein MNGWLIAAAVVFAGGVGPCLWGAARGTTGRRVVAQNMATLLLCLVFLLLAQGYGRTAYVDLALVISVLGPAGTLVFAKLLDEEIRRTPPGARLLTPVTLVGTPLTVIPLCVVTGPGRSLVKLLVIGVLLIVGGAVTSKAVSRG